In the bacterium genome, one interval contains:
- a CDS encoding isoamylase early set domain-containing protein — MAKARSKTPAAKTAPAKASAAEKTKAVARPAGIRKKYLKARPACQVTFVLPKDAAPDAESVCVLGEFNDWSQDANPLRRLKDGDFTVTLELETGRSYRFRYVIDGWKYENDWYADRYEPNPYGGEDSVVDV, encoded by the coding sequence ATGGCAAAGGCAAGGAGCAAGACCCCGGCGGCGAAGACCGCGCCGGCCAAGGCGTCCGCGGCCGAGAAGACGAAGGCTGTTGCGCGGCCGGCGGGCATCCGCAAGAAGTACCTCAAGGCACGCCCGGCGTGCCAGGTGACGTTCGTGCTGCCGAAGGACGCGGCGCCGGACGCCGAATCGGTCTGCGTTCTCGGGGAGTTCAACGACTGGTCCCAGGACGCGAACCCGCTCAGGAGGCTCAAGGACGGCGACTTCACGGTCACGCTCGAGCTGGAGACGGGCCGCTCCTACCGCTTCCGCTACGTCATCGACGGCTGGAAATACGAGAACGACTGGTACGCCGACCGGTACGAGCCCAACCCTTACGGCGGCGAAGACTCAGTAGTCGACGTGTAG